Below is a genomic region from Billgrantia tianxiuensis.
CCCAGGCCATCGACGCTCTGGAGAAGCTCCCCGCCGGCGGCCGCGACACTCACGACAGCGTGACAGAGGTGATCGACGAGTCCGACAGCCTGGCCCTGCTGGATATCCTGGCCAACCCCGAGAGCAGCCCAGAGCAGCAGGCCAGCGCCCGCGACCAGCTGCGCGAGCAGTTGCTCGACCGGCACGGTACCGGCCGGGTGATGTTCCGCAACAGCCGCCGTCATGTGGGCGGCTTTCCCGAGCGTCGCCTGCACTTGGCGACACTGGCGTTACCCTCGGCCTACCGTCGCGTGCTGCGCAAGCTCGAGCGCGACGAGGACTACCTCGACGAGCTGCTGATCGAGACCGGGCTCGACCACCCCGATGTGTTGATCTACCCCGATGCAACCTATCGCGCACTCTCGGACGACCCGCTCAATGCCGAGCCCTGGTGGCAGATCGATCCACGCGTGACCTGGCTGCTGGAGCGGCTTGCCGACGATGGCGAGCAGGGCTTCGCCAATGACAAGGTGCTGGTGATCGCCCATGGTCGCGAGACCGCCCAAGGCCTGGCCGAGGCCCTGCGGGTACTGGGCGGGCTGCATGCTCCGGTGTTCCACGAGGGACTCACGCTGGTCGAGCGCGATCGTGCGGCAGCCGCCTTCGCCGATGAGGAAGAAGGCAGCCAGGTGCTGGTATGCTCGGAAATCGGCTCAGAAGGACGCAACTTTCAGTTCTGCCGTCATCTGGTGATGTTCGACCTACCGCAGCATCCCGACCAGCTTGAGCAGCGCATCGGTCGCCTGGACCGGATCGGCCAACGCCACGCCATCGAGATCCACGTGCCGCTGTTCGAGGCCAGCCCCGGCGAGCGTCTGCTGCGCTGGTTCAGCGAGGGGATGGATGCCTTCGCTGCGCCCCACGGCGTCGGCAGCGAACTATTCAACGCCTTCGGCGATGCCCTGGCCGAGGCGCTGCTCGACGACGAAGCGCTGGAGGACGTCATCAACGAGACCCGGGCACTGTTCGAGAACCGCCTGGCCCAGCGCGACGCGGGACGCAACCGCCTGCTGGAACTCAACGCCTGTCGCCCGGCTCGCGCCGCAGCGGTGACCGCGGCAATCCGCGAGCTCGACGACGATCCGGCACTGACACGCTACCTCGACCAGGCACTGGATATCTTCGGCGTCGATAGCCAGGAACTCGGTGGCGGCCTGTTGCACTTGCAGCCCAGCCCGCAGATGCTAGATGGCCTGCCCGGACTGGCCAAGGGCGAGGAAGGCTTCACCGCCACCCTGTCGCGCGAGCGTGCCCTGGCCCGCGACGACGTGCAGCGCCTCTCATGGGAACATCCGCTGCTGCGCGAGATGATGGGGCGCATCCTCGACGGCACCATGGGCAATACCGCCTTGGCGCTGCTCAAGCATCCCGCAATACCGGCCGGGCGGTTGATGGTCGAACTGGTGTTTCGCACCTACTGTCCGGCGCCCAAGCGGCTACACGTCAACCGCTTCCTGCCGCCGACCGCGGTGCGCGTGCTGCTCGACGAATCGGGCGCAGTACTCAGCGACAAGGTTTCGTTCACCGGCCTGTCGAAGAACCTGCGCAAGGTCAAGAAAGCCATGGCCCGCGACCTGATTCGCAGCCGTCACGACCAGTTGCGCGACCTGCTCACCCAAGGCGAGCAAGAAGCCGAGCGTGAGCTGCCAAGCATTGTCGAATCCGCCCAGGTGCGCATGCGCCGGGAGCTCGACGGGGAGCTGGCCCGCCTGGAGGCTCTGGCACGCCTCAATCCGGCAGTGCGCGAGGAGGAACTCGAGGCGCTGCGTCGCGAACGCCGCGAACTCGATGACGCCATCGAAGGTACCCGGCTGCGGCTGGATGCGGTCAGGGTCATCGTCACGGTGGGAGAAGAGAGCCGCTGAAGCCGAGACCGGGAAGCGCCGAGCGCATCAGCGCTTCCCGAGGATGTCGGCTAGCGCCTGCTCCAGCGTCGGGAAGCGAAACTCGAAGCCGGCCTCGAGCAGGCGCGCCGGGCGCATGTCCGCACCGGTCAGCAGCAGCCGCGCCATCTCGCCGAATGCGGTTTCCAGTACCAATGCCGGCACCGGCAGGGCCGCCGGGCGGTTGAGCTGCCTGGCTAGGATACGAGTGAACTCGGCGTTGGTGACGGGATGCGGCGCACTGCCGTTGAACGGCCCGTCGAGGTCGTCACGCTCGAGCAGGAACAGGATGCTGCGCACCAGATCCTCACGGTGTATCCATGGCATGAACTGCTTGCCGTCGCCGAACCGTCCGCCCAGGCCCAGCTTGAACGGTGGCAGCATCTTTTC
It encodes:
- the rapA gene encoding RNA polymerase-associated protein RapA — encoded protein: MSDFSPGQRWISDGEADLGLGTILSCDHRSVTVLFGASQETRTYSSRQAPLTRVAFGSGDRVQSAEGWSLTVDDSKEVDGLIVYIGENDQGELRELPEARLADTMRFDQARDRLLTGQVDRNDWFDLRFRTLHHHHRIEQNPALGLAGPRIDLIPHQLYIADEVARRHAPRVLLADEVGLGKTIEAGLILHRMLLTGRAQRALILVPPSLTHQWLVELLRRFALEVTLLDEQQSLAQAESNPFESGQLILASQEWLFANPHRQEQAASSDWDLLIVDEAHHLDWSADQVGPGYACVERLAKAVPGVLLLTATPEQMGLESHFARLRLLDPDRYHSLDAFREEEQHYVEVAQAIDALEKLPAGGRDTHDSVTEVIDESDSLALLDILANPESSPEQQASARDQLREQLLDRHGTGRVMFRNSRRHVGGFPERRLHLATLALPSAYRRVLRKLERDEDYLDELLIETGLDHPDVLIYPDATYRALSDDPLNAEPWWQIDPRVTWLLERLADDGEQGFANDKVLVIAHGRETAQGLAEALRVLGGLHAPVFHEGLTLVERDRAAAAFADEEEGSQVLVCSEIGSEGRNFQFCRHLVMFDLPQHPDQLEQRIGRLDRIGQRHAIEIHVPLFEASPGERLLRWFSEGMDAFAAPHGVGSELFNAFGDALAEALLDDEALEDVINETRALFENRLAQRDAGRNRLLELNACRPARAAAVTAAIRELDDDPALTRYLDQALDIFGVDSQELGGGLLHLQPSPQMLDGLPGLAKGEEGFTATLSRERALARDDVQRLSWEHPLLREMMGRILDGTMGNTALALLKHPAIPAGRLMVELVFRTYCPAPKRLHVNRFLPPTAVRVLLDESGAVLSDKVSFTGLSKNLRKVKKAMARDLIRSRHDQLRDLLTQGEQEAERELPSIVESAQVRMRRELDGELARLEALARLNPAVREEELEALRRERRELDDAIEGTRLRLDAVRVIVTVGEESR